In one Brienomyrus brachyistius isolate T26 chromosome 7, BBRACH_0.4, whole genome shotgun sequence genomic region, the following are encoded:
- the LOC125746510 gene encoding tumor necrosis factor receptor superfamily member 5-like isoform X1: MTTREMLWTRESVLLFQTFVMSLLCHHSCCACDQNEYEIDGICCRKCSPGSRVSRHCTKQSTGHCAPCLDSTFSETPNALKKCHPCTVCAEDRGLKTVKECMPSSDTVCGVLNGHYCIDRYGEGCREAKEHTTCKPGQSIRRPGTEYNDAVCEACSDHSYSNGSFTSCKPHTDCASRGLVTVKSGNHSSDSQCGERSRALVIVVTVGLILTIGGVVLCIYIRKNGNQKGSPPQKGQVDQRQCGVEHCSEFSCQSEMLDGVEVKETLLVPGRQTA, from the exons ATGACAACGAGAGAGATGCTTTGGACCAGAGAGTCTGTTCTTCTCTTTCAG ACATTTGTAATGTCTCTTCTATGTCATCATTCCTGCTGCGCATGTGACCAGAATGAATATGAAATCGATGGCATATGTTGCCGTAAATGTTCCCCTG GAAGTCGTGTATCCAGACATTGTACAAAGCAGAGTACTGGTCACTGTGCTCCGTGTTTGGATTCTACATTCAGTGAAACACCAAATGCTCTTAAAAAATGTCACCCCTGTACAGTCTGTGCTGAAG ATCGTGGTCTTAAGACAGTAAAGGAGTGTATGCCATCTTCAGACACAGTGTGTGGAGTCCTGAACGGACACTATTGCATTGATCGCTATGGTGAAGGATGCAGAGAAGCCAAAGAACACACAACCTGCAAGCCTGGACAGTCCATCAGGCGGCCTG GAACAGAATATAATGATGCTGTATGTGAGGCCTGCAGTGATCATTCTTATTCCAACGGATCTTTTACATCCTGCAAACCACATACAGA CTGTGCATCCAGAGGACTTGTCACCGTCAAATCTGGAAACCACTCATCAGATTCGCAATGTGGAGAGAGGAGTCGGGCTCTTGTCATTGTTGTGACAGTTGGCCTAATATTAACAATAGGAGGAGTAgtattatgtatatatataagaaaAAATGGAAACCAGAAGGG TTCCCCGCCTCAGAAGGGTCAGGTGGATCAACGTCAGTGCGGCGTTGAGCATTGTTCTGAGTTTTCATGCCAGTCAGAGATGCTGGATGGTGTTGAAGTCAAAGAGACACTACTTGTGCCTGGCAGGCAAACTGCATGA
- the slc31a1 gene encoding high affinity copper uptake protein 1, translating into MNMSHDHSHHAHHGSMATMPPAVTGSHGGDHGGGGGGSNHEMMMMQMTFYFGYRNVELLFSGLVINSPGEMVGACIVIFLLAVFYEGLKIGREYLLRRNQVSVRYNSMPVPGPDGTVLMETHKTVGQRMLSLAHLLQTALHIIQVVVSYFLMLVFMTFNGYLCIAVAAGAGVGYFLFSWKKAVVVDITEHCH; encoded by the exons ATGaacatgtcacatgaccacagccACCATGCCCACCACGGCTCAATGGCTACCATGCCTCCTGCAGTCACAGGCTCCCACGGCGGTGACCATGGTGGAGGTGGTGGCGGCAGCAATCacgagatgatgatgatg CAAATGACCTTTTACTTTGGCTACAGAAATGTGGAGCTTCTATTTTCCGGCCTTGTGATCAACAGCCCCGGAG AGATGGTAGGTGCCTGCATCGTCATTTTCCTGTTGGCCGTGTTCTACGAGGGGCTGAAGATTGGCCGGGAATACCTGCTCCGCCGGAACCAAGTCAGCGTGCGCTACAACTCCATGCCCGTTCCAGGCCCAGACGGTACCGTACTCATGGAGACGCACAAGACTGTGGG ccAGCGGATGCTGAGTCTAGCCCACCTGCTGCAGACGGCTTTGCACATCATCCAAGTGGTTGTCAGCTACTTCCTCATGCTGGTCTTCATGACTTTCAACGGTTATTTGTGCATCGCGGTGGCTGCTGGGGCCGGCGTCGGCTACTTCCTGTTCAGCTGGAAGAAGGCGGTGGTGGTGGACATCACAGAGCATTGTCACTGA
- the cdc26 gene encoding anaphase-promoting complex subunit CDC26: MLRRKPTRLELKLDDIDEFESVRKELESRKKQRDEVDVVGVASSGEMGGATSGSNDGKTREQMINERIGYKPHPKPNTLPSLFGNLQF, from the exons ATGCTGCGCCGGAAACCCACGCGTCTGGAGCTGAAGCTGGATGACATCGATGAGTTTGAAAGCGTGAGGAAAGAGCTGGAG AGTCGGAAAAAACAGCGTGATGAGGTAGATGTTGTGGGTGTGGCTTCATCGGGTGAAATGGGAGGGGCAACGAGTGGAAGCAACGACGGGAAGACACGGGAGCAGATGATCAATGAGCGCATCGGTTACAAGCCCCACCCCAAGCCAAACACCTTGCCGTCTCTGTTTGGCAACTTGCAGTTTTAA
- the atp6v1g1 gene encoding V-type proton ATPase subunit G 1, with amino-acid sequence MASQSQGIQQLLQAEKRAAEKVAEARKRKNRRLKQAKEEAQAEIEQYRLQREKEFKTKEAAALGSHGSSAVEVDKETADKMERIHKSYQQNREVVLGNLLKMVCDIKPEIHANYRVAG; translated from the exons ATGGCAAGCCAGTCGCAAGgtatccagcagcttctgcagGCTGAGAAGCGAGCGGCGGAGAAGGTCGCGGAAGCCCGGAAGC GTAAGAACCGCCGGTTGAAGCAGGCCAAGGAGGAGGCGCAGGCAGAGATCGAGCAGTACCGActgcagagggagaaggagtTCAAGACGAAAGAGGCTGCG GCGCTAGGTTCCCATGGTAGCTCCGCGGTGGAGGTCGACAAGGAGACCGCCGACAAGATGGAGCGCATCCACAAGAGCTACCAGCAGAACCGAGAGGTAGTGCTGGGAAACCTGCTGAAGATGGTCTGCGACATCAAGCCAGAGATCCACGCCAACTACCGTGTGGCAGGATAG
- the LOC125746510 gene encoding tumor necrosis factor receptor superfamily member 14-like isoform X2: MTTREMLWTRESVLLFQTFVMSLLCHHSCCACDQNEYEIDGICCRKCSPGSRVSRHCTKQSTGHCAPCLDSTFSETPNALKKCHPCTVCAEDRGLKTVKECMPSSDTVCGVLNGHYCIDHYGEACREDKEHTTYKPGQSIRRPGTEYNDTVCEACSDHSYSNGSFTSCKPHTDCASRGFVTVKSGNHSSDSQCGGERSRTPVVVVTVGLILTIGVTSCRLYRKKWRLKGFPASEGSGGSTSVSLEHCSEFSCQSEMLDGVEVKETLLVPGRQTA, translated from the exons ATGACAACGAGAGAGATGCTTTGGACCAGAGAGTCTGTTCTTCTCTTTCAG ACATTTGTAATGTCTCTTCTATGTCATCATTCCTGCTGCGCATGTGACCAGAATGAATATGAAATCGATGGCATATGTTGCCGTAAATGTTCCCCTG GAAGTCGTGTATCCAGACATTGTACAAAGCAGAGTACTGGTCACTGTGCTCCGTGTTTGGATTCTACATTCAGTGAAACACCAAATGCTCTTAAAAAATGTCACCCCTGTACAGTCTGTGCTGAAG ATCGTGGTCTTAAGACAGTAAAGGAGTGTATGCCATCTTCAGACACAGTGTGTGGAGTCCTGAACGGACACTATTGCATTGATCACTATGGTGAAGCATGCAGAGAAGATAAAGAACACACAACCTACAAGCCTGGACAGTCCATCAGGCGGCCTG GAACAGAATATAATGATACTGTATGTGAGGCCTGCAGTGATCATTCTTATTCCAACGGCTCTTTTACGTCCTGCAAACCACATACAGA CTGTGCATCCAGAGGATTTGTCACCGTTAAATCTGGAAACCACTCATCAGATTCGCAATGTGGGGGGGAGAGGAGTCGGACTCCTGTCGTTGTTGTGACAGTTGGCCTAATATTAACAATAGGAGTAACATCATGCAGATTATATAGAAAAAAATGGAGACTAAAAGGG TTCCCCGCCTCAGAAGGGTCAGGTGGATCAACGTCAGTGAGCCTTGAGCATTGTTCTGAGTTTTCATGCCAGTCAGAGATGCTGGATGGTGTTGAAGTCAAAGAGACACTACTTGTGCCTGGCAGGCAAACTGCATGA
- the LOC125746510 gene encoding tumor necrosis factor receptor superfamily member 5-like isoform X3, which yields MTTREMLWTRESVLLFQTFVMSLLCHHSCCACDQNEYEIDGICCRKCSPGSRVSRHCTKQSTGHCAPCLDSTFSETPNALKKCHPCTVCAEDRGLKTVKECMPSSDTVCGVLNGHYCIDRYGEGCREAKEHTTCKPGQSIRRPGTEYNDAVCEACSDHSYSNGSFTSCKPHTDCASRGLVTVKSGNHSSDSQCGERSRALVIVVTVGLILTIGGVVLCIYIRKNGNQKGSPPQKGQVDQRQ from the exons ATGACAACGAGAGAGATGCTTTGGACCAGAGAGTCTGTTCTTCTCTTTCAG ACATTTGTAATGTCTCTTCTATGTCATCATTCCTGCTGCGCATGTGACCAGAATGAATATGAAATCGATGGCATATGTTGCCGTAAATGTTCCCCTG GAAGTCGTGTATCCAGACATTGTACAAAGCAGAGTACTGGTCACTGTGCTCCGTGTTTGGATTCTACATTCAGTGAAACACCAAATGCTCTTAAAAAATGTCACCCCTGTACAGTCTGTGCTGAAG ATCGTGGTCTTAAGACAGTAAAGGAGTGTATGCCATCTTCAGACACAGTGTGTGGAGTCCTGAACGGACACTATTGCATTGATCGCTATGGTGAAGGATGCAGAGAAGCCAAAGAACACACAACCTGCAAGCCTGGACAGTCCATCAGGCGGCCTG GAACAGAATATAATGATGCTGTATGTGAGGCCTGCAGTGATCATTCTTATTCCAACGGATCTTTTACATCCTGCAAACCACATACAGA CTGTGCATCCAGAGGACTTGTCACCGTCAAATCTGGAAACCACTCATCAGATTCGCAATGTGGAGAGAGGAGTCGGGCTCTTGTCATTGTTGTGACAGTTGGCCTAATATTAACAATAGGAGGAGTAgtattatgtatatatataagaaaAAATGGAAACCAGAAGGG TTCCCCGCCTCAGAAGGGTCAGGTGGATCAACGTCAGTGA